In Pseudomonas fluorescens, one genomic interval encodes:
- a CDS encoding UvrD-helicase domain-containing protein: MAQHTPDLPPELRPLAEMPWFKRLAARFFGHGLTRLRAQHRASWLHGQADGFRSGHTAGVEYGFKEGKLEGLEEGRQVLLIRDSRSTEHRPPSVDNHLFDDWRLPLSAELKKRMKADVARLLPAHAQPSLAQWKMIFSDTPSTSVIAGAGAGKSTTLVLRILLLTHYLGFELDSMTVVTFTRESRKDFINKLIEMFALWGQPLSLQQARELVRTFHSRILPMVRSLPGFERLQAFENLSNRPQGADEEVDSNPFDLRINDAQRQQLNACYHRLFNQDQRFRQLIQPLAKAALQLKELERDHPDVQKRMAVTELAAKRDEELCDAIEDLWFRAGAWPIKGIEPSRQTFEINGSTFHCHGYIPSLDAWVVLGFDPRENPQICRPNAKLSVRAEWAVKRTLFQAFCRKPLIWLDSYEMSKRVLSTLAGDASAGPGFDYKVKGELVSAPLLDCFVAAAGFIENLGLDVPDAVGRMSFAKDDPDRFFFEALSLFWRALEDHLLDQKPPVMTYNRMFALFSEHSPENLKLLSDELLRPMSHLMIDEFQDVSPQIVSWIRASLAEIRSRGPAMHVGRGAQRSSLLCVGDDWQSIYGWRGSSPSYFMEFNKEFPSPSTTRVMLSDNYRSHQHIIDAAEHIVRAAPAIPGKKAKASGAPKALQPVNVLERDDQALGQRLAEHYNRGDSILMLYRKSSDKLLIEKHIQPVVNVDSSLPYEARRLKQLTYHRAKGLQADAVFLLGDCQHLTSSPYKNQVYRMAGLGKAGDSEPYDTAQKDEILRLAYVGITRAVSHCYWYVEPQDNQAVNMPRASDRVTQGKAFFADHRKQPQNA; encoded by the coding sequence GTGGCGCAACACACTCCCGATCTTCCTCCCGAACTTCGTCCATTGGCCGAGATGCCATGGTTCAAGCGTCTCGCCGCACGTTTCTTCGGCCATGGCCTGACACGCTTGCGCGCTCAACACCGTGCGTCGTGGCTGCACGGCCAGGCGGACGGTTTTCGCAGCGGACACACCGCTGGCGTGGAGTACGGCTTCAAGGAGGGGAAACTCGAAGGCCTGGAAGAAGGCCGGCAGGTGCTGTTGATTCGTGACAGTCGCAGCACCGAGCATCGTCCACCGAGCGTCGATAATCATCTGTTCGACGACTGGCGTCTGCCACTCAGCGCCGAGCTGAAGAAGCGCATGAAAGCCGATGTGGCGCGCCTGCTGCCCGCGCATGCCCAGCCAAGCCTCGCTCAATGGAAGATGATTTTCAGTGACACTCCCTCGACCTCGGTGATCGCCGGGGCCGGGGCAGGCAAGTCGACCACGTTGGTGCTGCGCATCCTGTTGCTCACGCATTATCTGGGCTTTGAGCTGGATTCAATGACTGTGGTGACCTTCACCCGTGAGTCGCGCAAGGACTTCATCAATAAGCTTATCGAGATGTTCGCGCTCTGGGGACAGCCATTGAGCCTGCAACAGGCGCGGGAACTGGTGCGCACCTTTCACTCACGCATTTTGCCGATGGTACGCAGCCTGCCGGGGTTCGAACGCTTGCAGGCTTTTGAAAATCTAAGCAATCGGCCACAAGGCGCTGACGAGGAGGTCGACAGCAACCCGTTCGATCTGCGAATCAATGATGCCCAGCGCCAGCAGCTCAACGCCTGCTATCACCGCTTGTTCAATCAGGACCAACGTTTCCGCCAGTTGATTCAACCACTGGCCAAGGCTGCCTTGCAGCTCAAGGAGCTTGAGCGCGATCACCCGGACGTGCAAAAGCGCATGGCAGTGACCGAACTGGCAGCCAAACGCGACGAAGAACTGTGCGATGCCATCGAAGACCTGTGGTTTCGCGCCGGTGCCTGGCCGATCAAGGGCATTGAGCCCAGCCGGCAGACGTTCGAGATCAACGGTTCGACCTTTCACTGCCACGGCTACATTCCCAGCCTCGATGCTTGGGTGGTGCTCGGCTTCGATCCCCGGGAAAACCCGCAAATCTGCCGCCCCAACGCCAAGCTCAGCGTACGCGCCGAGTGGGCCGTTAAGCGCACCCTGTTTCAAGCTTTCTGCCGTAAGCCATTGATTTGGCTAGATAGCTATGAAATGTCAAAGCGAGTTCTGTCGACGTTGGCCGGCGACGCGAGCGCGGGTCCCGGGTTCGATTACAAGGTCAAAGGTGAGCTGGTCTCAGCGCCGCTGCTGGACTGTTTTGTCGCGGCGGCTGGTTTCATCGAAAACCTCGGGCTGGATGTGCCGGACGCTGTCGGTCGTATGAGTTTTGCCAAGGATGATCCGGATCGGTTTTTCTTCGAGGCGCTGAGCCTGTTCTGGCGTGCCCTTGAAGATCATCTGCTCGATCAGAAGCCGCCGGTGATGACCTACAACCGGATGTTCGCGCTGTTCAGCGAACACTCCCCGGAAAATCTCAAGCTGTTGAGTGATGAGCTGCTGCGGCCCATGTCGCACTTGATGATCGACGAGTTTCAGGACGTATCGCCGCAAATCGTTTCGTGGATCCGTGCCAGCCTCGCGGAAATCCGCAGTCGTGGCCCGGCCATGCATGTCGGGCGGGGTGCGCAGCGTTCTTCGTTGCTGTGTGTCGGCGACGATTGGCAGTCGATCTACGGCTGGCGCGGCAGTTCGCCGAGTTACTTCATGGAGTTCAACAAGGAATTCCCGTCACCGAGCACCACGCGGGTGATGCTCAGTGACAACTATCGCAGCCATCAGCACATCATCGATGCTGCCGAACACATCGTTCGCGCCGCGCCGGCAATCCCCGGCAAGAAGGCCAAGGCCAGCGGTGCTCCCAAGGCATTGCAGCCAGTCAATGTGCTGGAGCGCGATGATCAGGCCTTGGGACAGCGCCTGGCTGAACATTACAATCGTGGCGATTCGATCTTGATGCTCTATCGAAAAAGCAGCGATAAGTTATTGATAGAAAAGCATATTCAGCCTGTAGTTAATGTTGATTCGAGCTTGCCGTACGAAGCGCGACGGCTGAAACAGCTGACTTACCACCGCGCCAAGGGGCTGCAGGCTGATGCGGTGTTCCTGCTCGGTGACTGCCAGCACCTGACCAGTTCGCCCTACAAGAACCAGGTGTATCGCATGGCCGGCTTGGGCAAGGCTGGCGACAGTGAGCCTTATGACACGGCGCAGAAGGACGAGATTCTGCGGCTGGCCTACGTTGGTATCACCCGGGCGGTCAGCCATTGCTACTGGTACGTCGAGCCGCAGGATAACCAGGCGGTGAACATGCCAAGGGCGTCCGATCGGGTTACCCAAGGCAAGGCGTTTTTCGCTGATCACCGGAAACAGCCGCAAAACGCGTAG